In the genome of Raphanus sativus cultivar WK10039 chromosome 4, ASM80110v3, whole genome shotgun sequence, one region contains:
- the LOC108832468 gene encoding LOW QUALITY PROTEIN: alpha-humulene/(-)-(E)-beta-caryophyllene synthase (The sequence of the model RefSeq protein was modified relative to this genomic sequence to represent the inferred CDS: inserted 1 base in 1 codon; deleted 2 bases in 1 codon): MLTIIYVKSSLVLVKHSEPQVIANVNMSMGSVVHRPLADFSANXWEDLLTHFSKSELGSTDSLKEKHITLKEAVKESFMVSKVNPIENIKFIDALCRLGVSYHFEIDIIEQLGNLFDSPDFNPLIRHDECDLYTVGLLFQVFRQFGFKLSADVFEKFKGGDGKFKGDLVADATGILSLYEASQWNTHGEYIMDEALAFSSCHLKEISFQSIPYHLAVRINNALIKASLPQRHSRIETRRYISYYEAEEKRDAVLLEFAKIDFLMLQRLHRTELACVTRWYEKMKIKSKVTYTRHRIAEAYLWSFGAYFEPQYSQARVRTAIALIIFTILDDTYDAYGTMKELEIFTDAMEKWLPAPPNTIPESMKYVYRIMVDFYDKLEEELENEGRSGCGFHLKKSLKTTANGYMKEAKWLKENYTATFDEYKENAILSSGYYPLFAMTFAGMGDVANLDAFEWLSSNPKIRVASEIISRFTDDISSYEFEQKREHVATGIDCYMKQFGVSKERAVKGIETLLSDAWKDMNQELTRPHSCPFPLLMRIFNLSRVIDVFYRYQDCYTHPEFLKQHIVSLFIEDIPI, translated from the exons ATGTTAACCATTATATATGTAAAGAGCTCACTCGTTTTGGTAAAGCATTCTGAACCACAAGTGATTGCTAACGTAAACATGAGCATGGGGAGTGTAGTCCACCGTCCGCTAGCTGATTTTTCAGCAA ATTGGGAAGATCTCTTAACTCATTTCTCAAAGTCTGAGCTT GGGAGTACTGATTCGTTAAAAGAAAAGCATATTACTCTGAAGGAGGCTGTCAAGGAATCGTTTATGGTCTCAAAAGTGAATCCCATAGAGAACATCAAGTTCATCGACGCTCTATGTCGCCTTGGTGTCTCCTATCACTTTGAGATAGACATCATAGAGCAATTGGGAAATTTATTTGATAGCCCTGATTTTAATCCTTTGATACGACATGATGAATGCGATTTATACACTGTTGGGTTGCTTTTCCAAGTTTTCAGGCAATTTGGGTTCAAGCTTTCTGCtg atgtgtttgagAAGTTCAAGGGCGGGGATGGGAAGTTTAAAGGAGACTTAGTGGCAGATGCAACCGGTATATTAAGCTTGTATGAAGCTTCACAATGGAACACTCATGGAGAATATATTATGGACGAAGCTCTCGCTTTTTCAAGCTGTCATTTAAAAGAAATCTCTTTTCAATCTATCCCCTATCACCTGGCCGTACGCATCAACAATGCTCTAATTAAGGCATCCTTACCACAAAGGCACTCAAGGATAGAAACGAGGAga tatatatcatactaCGAGGCAGAAGAGAAGCGTGACGCAGTTTTACTTGAGTTTGCAAAGATAGATTT TCTTATGCTCCAAAGGTTGCACCGCACAGAGCTTGCTTGCGTAACAAG GTGGTacgaaaaaatgaaaatcaaatctAAAGTAACGTACACAAGACATCGAATAGCAGAGGCGTACTTGTGGTCATTTGGCGCATATTTCGAGCCCCAATATTCTCAAGCACGAGTTAGAACAGCTATTGCACTAATCATATTCACAATTCTTGATGATACGTATGATGCGTATGGCACAATGAAGGAGCTTGAGATTTTCACAGATGCAATGGAAAA GTGGCTTCCCGCTCCGCCTAACACGATACCTGAGAGCATGAAGTACGTGTACCGTATCATGGTAGATTTCTATGACAAACTTGAAGAGGAACTTGAGAACGAAGGAAGGTCAGGCTGTGGCTTCCATCTTAAGAAATCA TTGAAGACAACGGCGAATGGATATATGAAAGAGGCAAAGTGGTTGAAAGAAAATTACACTGCTACATTTGACGAGTATAAAGAGAATGCGATATTGTCTTCCGGTTACTATCCCTTGTTTGCAATGACATTCGCGGGAATGGGAGATGTCGCAAATCTTGATGCTTTTGAATGGTTAAGCTCAAACCCTAAAATTAGGGTAGCTTCCGAGATAATCAGTCGATTCACAGATGACATTTCTAGCTACGAG TTTGAACAAAAAAGGGAGCACGTGGCAACGGGTATTGACTGCTATATGAAGCAATTTGGTGTTTCCAAGGAACGAGCAGTGAAAGGAATAGAAACCCTTCTTTCCGATGCGTGGAAGGACATGAACCAAGAGCTAACGAGGCCTCATTCATGCCCGTTCCCTCTTTTGATGCGAATCTTTAACCTATCCCGTGTCATCGATGTATTCTATCGGTACCAAGACTGTTACACCCACCCTGAGTTCCTGAAACAGCACATTGTTTCCTTGTTCATCGAAGATATACCCATTTAA